Genomic window (Phragmites australis chromosome 21, lpPhrAust1.1, whole genome shotgun sequence):
CACAAGAATGGCGCAGAGCAGAACGCATATCCAAAGACTGCCAAAGCCCTCACAACACCATCATTATACCATGGGAATGCCATAACAAAGAGCATGGTGACAATTGCGAGCCAGGTCGTGAGCACAGCAAGCGCCGGGAGCAGGAAAACATTGATCACTACCACTGACAAGGCGAGTGCACCAAAGAGGTAGATAGACCAGCCCATGATCGGGTGAACTGTGCGTGGGACTACAAAGAATGGGATGGCATATGCAGCCACCATAGCCACGATCGCAGTCAACTTGATCAGCCACTGAACCAGGGCACTTTGCTTCTCAGGCCGCCGGTTATAGCACAGTTTTGTCATCCCTGGTTTTGCTAATCTGGTGAGGGCTATTATCACTATGTACATTAATACCTCCATCAGGATCACTGGCATTTCGGCGGCATACCTGTGAAATGTAAGAAGGAAAAGGTTAAATGCACAGCACAGTAAACGAATTTTCTGTCTGTTCAAGTACACAATTTGCTTCAAGGTTGTTTTATTTGACTTACCCAAGATCGTCCCAGCGCTGCTTGTGCCAGGAAAGACCCAATGGCAAGATTGGCCAGGACCACCAGTACCAAGGTTTAAACCAAGGGGCACTGGGGAATGTGATCACACTGTTTGGCCCGCAGGGGACATGCCAATGTAGCTTGAGATCTGCAATGTTCCATGAAAAGAGTGGTTAAAATCTTTGGAAGCAAGAGCCATAAGCAAGTGGGTTGGTATTGGAGTTGTGTAGCTGTGGACTAACAGTAGTAGGATGCATCCATTTGATAGCCGAGAGGAAGGCGATAAGTCCCGTTGAGCTTTGTGCCATTCTCAGGTGGGTGAAACATTGGTTTATCAAGCAAGTCTGGGTAGCAGCCGACCAGAAATCCTTGGTCAGCACCATCAGAGTTGTCACGACCAATTTCGAGGTCATGAAGCATGCCCTTGAATACATCCATAGAAGGCTGCAAATTGAATAAGTTACCTATGTCAGTCTACTTCTTTGCCATTACAGATGTCTGAACACGATATTCAGGTGTGTAAACTTAACAGGGATCAAATTATTGATGGTAGCATTGTATTTGTATAGCTTCCTGCTGAAAAATATTTCGAGTGATTCCAGAGAAATGTATGACTTTTGAGGTCCTAGTGGTTAGGCGAGTAATCATGTCAAATTGTCAATCATGCATATTAGCATAAGGCGTTCACATTTCATCTATGGGAGTCAATGTGTACTCCATTTATTAGTTATTGTTCAACAGCCTTACGACCATTTCATGGCACCATTAAAACAGCTATATGTACGGGAAGACAGAGTCAATTTAGAATATGTATTCCTAGACTAAATAATATATGTAGCCTGGTTCAAATCACATAGCTCTAATCAACAAGTCCAGATCATTTCAAGCAAAATGCCAAATTTTGAGCTTTTTGGTGGACAGGTGATACAAATTAGAAACAACAAGAGCTGGGGTCATACCTGGAGCACGAAAAGACCAGTGTGGAAATAGCATGGGTTGATGAAAACAGCGCAGAACTGTCCACACTGGAAGAGCTCGTCGGTGTTCTGGAGGAAGATGTTGTCGGAATCAATCATGACGACACGCTCATAATCGACCAGGCTCCACGCATAGAGCTTGTTCAGCGTCAGCTTGAACCTCCTGTTGATCCCTCCAAGGTTGTTCTCATAAGGATTCTTCAGGTTCTCCACTATCACCACCCTCATGCCATCCTCCTCCCTCCTGTACAAAATTTTCCCATTTATCATCAGAAAGTGCCGCATTTTAGTTCACATTTTTGCAGTACCAACTATTGCAGTAGTGAAACAAATATTCCTTCGAAAGTAAGTAAAACAACTACAATATAACCGgtttaaaaaaaacaagtacAATATGTTTTGTTGACCTGTGTGAAATGACCAGGCCATGATTGGGAGGGAGAAATCACCGATTCAAATTAATAAGTTGTTATTGACTTTCAAATAACCAAGAAGGGCATCTGAACTATGAATTTCGTCAGGCAACTGCCAAGAAcatttattttctcagaaaAAAATGTACTGCGCAaccactcttttttttttaataagaaaGGGGGAAGTTGACAAATGCAATTGGACACCAGCAATTAACAACTTCAAGTTGCCACCATAGCCAGCAAACCAATAGTCAAGGCTTCAGAGCCTGTGCACCCACAACAGCATCATCTTTGATTCTAGCATAGCATGTACTAACAGCATCTGGCACCAGTAAAATAAAATGACAAGAACACTACAAGACCAAACTCTGCAAGCAGTGCACATCTATCTTCATGTGAAGACTCCAGCTACTACTCATGACTTAGAACAAATAAGGTAGCAAGAAGAAGATTCCTGTCTGCAGGTAGGCTCCACCCCACTTCCCTAGCCTGAAAATCATCAAGCTGTCAAGTACCCAAAACACCCCTCCTAGTCTTCGCCCCTTCAGTTTCTCCGGCCCAGATAGTACTGGAAAGGAATGCTTGCGTTGCTTAATGAATGAATTGATTAATTAGTAACCACTAGCAATCAATGGCTTCAACCTTGGATTAGCGATTGGCTGATTAAGCAGCGGGAGGCCAACAATGGGGACGCGGCGGAAGAAGGCGAGTGGGTGCGACTCACATTGCGCGGACCCAGTCGCGGGGCACGTCGGCGGAGGCGATGAGGACGCGGTCGGCGTCGGCGCCGACCCGGGCCAGGGAGCGCATCATGACGCGCACGGCCACGTAGAACTCGTAGTCCCTCGGCGTGCCCATGTACATCATCGCCGCGTACGCGTGCCGGTGCCGCGCCCGCCCCTGCAGGCCCCTCTGCTCCCCCTcctcggccgccgcggccgACGCGAGCAGCAGCACCGCCATGAACGCCGCAAACCGCCGCTCGGCAACCCGCGGCGGCCCCATCGCTGCCGGCTGGCGCCTGCCCCGACGACGACGAGGGCGAGGAGGAGAGGCCGACGCGACGCTGACCAGCAAGCGCCGCCTCGGCTCGCAAGCTGCTGGGCGCCTGTTCGCGTCGCTCTCGATGCCCCCCTGTCTCAGCAGCGCGTTCACGTGTTGAGATCAGAGGGGAGAGATGCTCGATGCTTCGGGTTGGCAAAAGcaaaggaagaagagagagaaagagagaagagagaaggagagagagagagagagagagagagagagaggaggaggaggagagaggccgGCCGGAGTAGCAGATGCTTTTCCCCTTTGTCTCGGTTCCGACTTCCGAGTACGCCGCGCGGCACGCCCTTGTGTACGTACGTGGCACGCGGGGTCGGGCGGAGGCAGGGCTCACCTTCCAGCGATGGGGTTGGGATGCAAATTGGTGAACATAATTGTACTATCAATTCTCTTTAATTTAACtaataatactatttttatCAAACTAGTTCCGCACCTATGCTTTGCACGTCACGCGGACGCACGTGAAAGTCGCGGGAGCCACGGGAGACCCACATCAGACGCGAGACACGTCAGACGCGAGACGCTAGAGCGTCGGAGACGCGGGACGCAGGAGACACGAGCGGGAATTGCAGACGGCAGACCACGCCGGAGACGCGAGCGCACCGGAGACACGGGACGCGAGCTCACGCGGGAGACGCGAGCGCATGGGACAGGCGGACGACGGACCGCGGGGCATCGAGCAGTAGCAGAACGTGGGACCCATACGGGAGGGCAGACTACGGAAAGAAGTACTACGTGCTTTTTAAGTAATAGAGattaaacaaaattttaaaaaactaatgTAACTAATTAAACTAAAAAAGATCTTTAGTATATTTAGGCTCGTTTGGCAAGGCTTCAGATTCTTATAGAAACGTTTCGGTTTCAGATTCTCGCTGGAAACGTTTCTCTGATGAATCACCTTTaattttctgaaaacgtttggcagagattctggattcggattcttgaagaaaaatgacctgagtGATTCTCGAAACGGGTGAAACACTATTTTAGGTGATTCTCctcgtagtgttaaaaatgagaaacgtttcaggtgattcaaggtgaaacgtttcacgttTTGGTGCATTTTGCAaggattctagagaatcatcggagaatctgaaacgtttcttTCAACCAAACGAGAccttagattcatcaatttgtACCCTAGCTACAAGTGTGTGAGTGGCCGTGACTAAGAGTTTGTTTATTTTCACTATAGATCATAGGAAATAGCTTTTGTAAGTTAAAGTGGAAACAAACGAGCAGCTTTTAGGATTCGGATTTCACAATTCGCTTCCTGGATTGTCACAATCCCATAATCCGGTGGAGAACAACTTTTGACATATTGTGAAATCTATGCAAACCGACGTGGGCATGAATTTTTGATATATTTACCCACCAGTACCATTATAATCTCGACAGCGAACCGTTTTTCCCGTCTCTCTTTCCACGCTGGGGACGCATCCACGACGTGCCTCCATGCACGTCGTCCCTCCCCTTCGCCTGACGAGAAAGGGAGTCGCCTCGCCACCATCTCCCCCTCATCGTATCACAcctcgccgcgccgccgccgcgccccttcCCTCCTCCACACCACATCCACCATTGTGCCATCATCCCCAACCTCTCCATCCAGCTCTCGCCCCCGTGTGTCTCCTTTTGCGTCTGCTAACGTAGTGGCCCTTCCTCTGCATACTGAGGTGTGTAGATGCTTGTGCGCGCACGTGTTTAGCTTCGACCTATCACTGACGCTGGTTTCACCACAAGGCCTAAGTGCAGCTGTgcggcctcgccgccgccgagaaCCCCCTTGTTGGACTTGCCATTGAGCACAGGTGCTATAGGTGCCGCCGATTGGCTGAGTTGTCATTGGAATCGCCGTCGACAAGGTCTTTCTGCAACGGTCGGGCTCTCCGTCGCTAGAATCGTAGTCGAGGTCCTAGGCATCAGTGGACTTACCGAAGCTCCTAGGCGGCTGGATAGCTCGGAGTGGAGCTAGGTGTGATGGAGCTCGCGCTACTGCTCAGTGGTGTGCGTCTAGAGCAatgaaagaagagagagagggaataGACAGGAGAGAGAGGTAGGATAATgaccgaggaagaagaaagctagTTAATGTTTGGTATCGTGTGTACTAGTGCGTTCATTTTTCTTATTtgtattcttgaattttttCGGTGGTTCAAGAGTAGTCTAAATTCTTTATAAAATAgggactaaaaaaatttgtatgaGGACGTTTCAGACTTTTACCATACACAAACAGCAATCTAACTCACTCAGAATTCGGTTATCAAACAGCCCTCAGATTTTTAATCCTCAGCTTTACacaatctaaaattaaaaaactgcttttcagaataCACAGCTAAAACAAATAGGCACTAAATCTAAAGGTAACGCCCACTTTTGAGGAGAGATTCATATTAAAtagatagataaaaaattataagatatataaaaaaaattaataaataaataagtatcCCATAAAAACTATGAACAAACAAAATAAACCATACGCACTCGAGAACATTCAAAGTTGCATTTTCCGTCTCCTTTGCATTCCATCGGAACGCTCCCTTCCTTCCTTGCGGGTGGCTTGTGAAACGCGAAGTAAAGACGCGTTCCGCGGCGCTTGGgtaggttttttctttttttgatgaTAAGACGCTTGGGTGGTTGGGGTTGGGGTTGGTGGGAGACGGCCCGGATGTACTGGAGCACCCGTTCTACTCTACACGTTTTGCTGCAAGTGGCAGCTCCACTGCAGCAGGGCTGCTTGACGCATGGAGCTGCCGCACTGCCTACCCCGTTTTGATTTTTGGACCTTGGTTCTGCGAATGTAGCAACTTTTACCAGATTTAGCTAGTGTTTGGATGGACTCGAAAATTTGGATAAATGTGGTCGCTCTGGTTTTGGTAACTACAGCTCGTGTGGGGCTTCATTTTGGGACCACTACGAGCTAAATAGCCCTGGGTCCAGTTCTCGGGACGGCCATCACCTCTGCCCGGTTCCTGCCGCCCTTGCCACTATCGGTCCTGATGCAGGCCTAGCTCGGTCCCTTTCGTCCACGGCGCCACGGGTTTGTGCGTGTCCGCACGGTATCGAAAGCGACGAGGAACGGCCGCTCCGTCCTTGGGAAAGTACCACCATTGCCATCGGGGAAGGGAATGGATCACGACGACGGCACGCGCTCCGCTGCTTTTCGCGGTACACCTGCGTGTTCTTCCAAGGCTGCATCACGTGTTTTTTTTGGATAAGCATGTCCGGAATAATCTCTCCTGCCATGCCATCTTCGTAAAAgggacaaaaaagaaagaatggaCATGTATGGATTGGATGGacctggaccatctggtgcccGGCGGCCAAACAGCACGACAGGCCACCATGAAACCCATTGCACGAGCTGCTCTGCCTCTAGACTAAGGTCAACTGATTTCCTTCGCGACCTAAATTTTTGTTAGGAAAGGATTTTCATTTTCTCTAACGTTTTAATGGTTTCTCTTTATAGTTTCtatcacgaagggatttttgAAGTCATTtctttcaggacgggattctttCACATTTTCCTTCTCGATTCCGCTCGAAGataagctgttgaagatgagagaaaataaattaaatgagAATAGGAAAGAAATcaaaaagagaacaaaatgaaggaaatatggttagagatgatcttaaatattgcgaattgatcGCTTTCCTAACTGCCTGTAGCAGTTATATGTTGTTCTGTCTACTGGGGAGACACCGCCAGTTTGGTAGCGATGTCTCCAAAAGACACTATTTAACTTGTATATATTCGCAACATCTACGTATTCGCAACATCATAATACAATGAGAATAATTAATTCATTAAATTCTTAAGTTCAATCTCTCCTAATTATTCTTTATTCTAGTAATAAAAGAAGCAATTGCAAATTTGCTACTGTTTTAAATTATTATTGTAAACTTGCTATAAAAAATACAACCGAACTGTCAATGACAtccttataaaaataaaaaatcaatagcaAATTTACAAATACcccataataaaaataaagttGTGCAGGCGGGCAGGCGACTGAAAGAAAGCTTGTACCACCACTTCCTTCTCGTGTGCCCAGGAGTAAGCGTTAAACTTTTCTGCGACAGATGGTGCCGCATCAACGTCATTAGACGCAGCTTGGAGGCAAGAGATAGACGATGATCGCTCGTAAACTGTGGTGGGGGCGAGGACACTTGTTCTGCAAGAGTCGACCGCAGTGTTTGGCTAAGAGCGGTGACGAGGCATATCGAACCGGCCAAAGAAGAGCATATGCTCTCTACTTTTATAAAAAGTTAGCAAGTATACATGTTAATAGTATGACTAGTatcattataatattttttcactataacatttaattaaaaattagtcttttaACTTTTTATGAGATTAGTATCATTTAATTACAAAACATATAAAGTTAAaagaaagagataaaaaaatatattagtagAAGAGAAAATATTCATTTATGCTCTAAACTTGTACTGAATCGTATATATGTATTGGtttgattatatatattttaattaattgttAAAATCATATGTCAAATACAAGCGGTCAAACCAAAATTAGAATAAATTTACCGTGATTGGCCTGGCCTCCTCTTGTGCTTACAGATACGATACGAATGCCGCCGCCGATGAAATCGTGGATATGTAGATTTGTATGTACTTGCAGGATCGGGGACACGGAAGCTTAGTTATCGTGTGATCTCTATCGCGTTCTGAGGCGCCATCATCGCTGGGAACAACGGGAAACCCGGTCGATCGAGGTACCAGTTCCCCATCGAGCGACGAAATCAAGCTCGTGCAGCAAACGCTGTGGCTGGTTATTATTCAGCAGGACAAGATGCCAGAGCACTCGATCTGTGCCCGTCGTGACATTCTAGCTGCTCTGTCTCTACCGATACGGAAATCCACCTAGGAGGTAGAGAACATGCCTGTCGAGCTGCTGCATCGACTGCCCAGCGGGCAGTAGAAAACTCCGGGCATACAACCATCGTGTTACTCACCGGTTCACGTTGGTTGTGCCTCTGTAAAACTGGCGTGTAGTGCCCGGCGGCGGTGGGCGGAGGAGACCAACCGCGACCATCGATTCCACCGTGCAGCGTAACTAGCGACTCGGGCTTTGCTGCCGAGGGTTGCCGGTCTTTAGGATCTCGTTGTCATCTAGGCGGTCCATGTCCAGCTGCTCGCTTTGGAAACGCGCGCGGCACGCTCCTGCCTTGTCCACTTCCCTGAACGGGTACACGAGCGCACGCGCCACGGCCACGGCGACCGTGTCCAGACCGAAGCGCGCCCCGCTGCTGACTGGGTCAGCGCGGAAAACATCTTTGGTTGAGAAGCGGTTTCTCTGAGCTGTGGCTGTCCCCATCTCCGTTATTGAATATCTGTTCAAAATGTATATGATTATAGATATATTTAAGCTGTAATTAAATAGGATTTAGAATAAAGTTGTAGTCGGATTTTTTTTTACGCCTATAAATATTGAGCACATCATATAACCGCGTTGACGACAAACGGATCATATGAGAGTAGCGTTCGTAATCATACTGATGATATAAACAAGATgatcaaatttaattaaaaaatatcgtgTATTATACGTTGATCTTGTACTTATAGATTTTTCTGGTGCTTTCGCTAAAACCTGACATCCCTCGTCTCGCGCCCTTTCTTCGCGTATGAAGCTCGCCGTGCTGCTTTGTTGACTGGGGCCTGGCCACCTCTCAGTCCACGCAGAGAGAACTTAGCAACAATTGCAGTCACGGATCAGGGACAAGACGAAGGCGCCTATGTATGTACCTCATGGACTTTGACTCCAAAGTTCTGATTAGTCACTCATGCCGAGGATTAGGCCTTTGGCCGAATCGTCGACAAGTCATCACGGCCTTACTGACAGTCCGACGTActgatgcatgcatgaaaatTCTAGCGCCGTAGAATGTGATTGGTTATCTGAATGGATTttacttgtatatatatacgagGCTAGTATAATTTGATATAATAtttgagattgtgattgattgttcgtataaaaataattttatggtaTTAATAAGTAGGTCTGTATGTACGAGCAGATACAACCATTTATTCGAGCTCACCTCCCGAGCCAAATTGGGGACATATATTTGCATCACCGAGTCAGGTTGGTGTTGAAAAATAAggcacttttagatttaatttaattcataaataatttataagtgtaaactgataaactaacatgttcatatcgtcagattatatatatatatatatatatatataggaaaactagtatgtactcctgggtgtatgtactcccacctctcatataccacttttacacgtgtgttatacttctttatcactttaaatatacttcattagtaattataagatactacaatacaaatcccacgaaaatttttatgaaattccatgatttttatcataatttgcgtatatacttcttttatgtataaaaaagagtatatagcaaaaatgaaaggctaacattgaattttttttttcatacaactcatattagagtatcttagaattagtattagagtatactaaaaatgataaaagagtataaagtgtttgtttaggtggtatattgcatgtgggagtacatactcctaggagtatagaataggtgtcatatatatatatatatatat
Coding sequences:
- the LOC133903466 gene encoding putative glucuronosyltransferase PGSIP7 isoform X2, producing MRVVIVENLKNPYENNLGGINRRFKLTLNKLYAWSLVDYERVVMIDSDNIFLQNTDELFQCGQFCAVFINPCYFHTGLFVLQPSMDVFKGMLHDLEIGRDNSDGADQGFLVGCYPDLLDKPMFHPPENGTKLNGTYRLPLGYQMDASYYYLKLHWHVPCGPNSVITFPSAPWFKPWYWWSWPILPLGLSWHKQRWDDLGYAAEMPVILMEVLMYIVIIALTRLAKPGMTKLCYNRRPEKQSALVQWLIKLTAIVAMVAAYAIPFFVVPRTVHPIMGWSIYLFGALALSVVVINVFLLPALAVLTTWLAIVTMLFVMAFPWYNDGVVRALAVFGYAFCSAPFLWASVVRMMDSLQTTLERDPFFPRLGEPSQDTEFSKLY
- the LOC133903466 gene encoding putative glucuronosyltransferase PGSIP7 isoform X1; the encoded protein is MGPPRVAERRFAAFMAVLLLASAAAAEEGEQRGLQGRARHRHAYAAMMYMGTPRDYEFYVAVRVMMRSLARVGADADRVLIASADVPRDWVRAMREEDGMRVVIVENLKNPYENNLGGINRRFKLTLNKLYAWSLVDYERVVMIDSDNIFLQNTDELFQCGQFCAVFINPCYFHTGLFVLQPSMDVFKGMLHDLEIGRDNSDGADQGFLVGCYPDLLDKPMFHPPENGTKLNGTYRLPLGYQMDASYYYLKLHWHVPCGPNSVITFPSAPWFKPWYWWSWPILPLGLSWHKQRWDDLGYAAEMPVILMEVLMYIVIIALTRLAKPGMTKLCYNRRPEKQSALVQWLIKLTAIVAMVAAYAIPFFVVPRTVHPIMGWSIYLFGALALSVVVINVFLLPALAVLTTWLAIVTMLFVMAFPWYNDGVVRALAVFGYAFCSAPFLWASVVRMMDSLQTTLERDPFFPRLGEPSQDTEFSKLY